In Bordetella holmesii ATCC 51541, the following proteins share a genomic window:
- the oppF gene encoding oligopeptide ABC transporter domain protein, giving the protein MRLIEPTEGSLCLGGKDVARVQGSALRPLRRRIQIVFQDPYRSLNPRRPVGESIIEGLLNFGTPRAQAQAAPPTCCAWWG; this is encoded by the coding sequence ATGCGCCTGATAGAGCCAACCGAAGGCTCTCTCTGCCTGGGAGGCAAGGATGTCGCGCGTGTGCAGGGCTCGGCGCTGCGGCCCCTGCGCCGGCGCATCCAGATCGTCTTCCAGGATCCCTACCGCTCGCTCAACCCCCGGCGACCGGTGGGCGAATCCATCATTGAGGGGCTGCTTAACTTCGGCACGCCTCGTGCCCAGGCCCAGGCCGCGCCGCCGACATGCTGCGCGTGGTGGGGTTGA
- a CDS encoding ABC transporter family protein, giving the protein MQRYPHQFSGGQRQRICIARALVMEPEVLVADEAVSALDVSVQAQVLELLEDVRRRTGVGVLFITHDLRVAAQICDTIMVMQRGQVVETGSATTVLTRPQHAYTRTLIDAAPGRDWDFRNFRPLQTAA; this is encoded by the coding sequence ATGCAGCGCTACCCCCACCAGTTCTCCGGCGGGCAACGGCAACGCATCTGTATCGCGCGTGCACTGGTCATGGAACCGGAGGTTTTGGTCGCCGATGAGGCGGTATCTGCACTGGACGTCTCGGTGCAGGCACAAGTACTGGAACTTCTCGAGGATGTGCGTCGGCGCACAGGCGTCGGCGTGCTCTTCATCACGCACGACCTGCGCGTGGCGGCCCAGATCTGCGACACCATCATGGTGATGCAACGCGGCCAGGTGGTGGAAACCGGCAGCGCCACCACCGTATTGACCCGGCCTCAACACGCCTACACCCGCACGCTGATCGACGCCGCACCAGGACGCGATTGGGATTTCCGCAATTTCCGCCCTTTGCAGACGGCCGCCTGA